From Paucibacter aquatile, the proteins below share one genomic window:
- a CDS encoding FFLEELY motif protein has protein sequence MSRPHSETILSHLHEVERQREYRLSIPGLPQMTEQLKQFQQMRFRRSYADLLAHPRYTGAAQFFLDHLYGPGDFSRRDAQFARVVPTVVRLFPNDVVSTVAKLAELHALSEDLDTRMAEELFADGCPISPEAYLQAWQKTGMREQREMQIELTIQIGAELERLTRKPLLRQALRMMRGPAGAAGLTELQSFLEVGFDTFRAMKGADEFLSTVDRRERTLCDALFETSILGRSAKENSDLAQIRRYFSA, from the coding sequence ATGTCCCGCCCACATTCCGAGACGATTCTTTCCCATCTGCATGAGGTTGAACGGCAGCGCGAATATCGACTGAGCATCCCAGGTCTGCCGCAAATGACCGAACAACTGAAGCAGTTTCAACAAATGCGCTTTCGCCGCAGCTATGCCGATCTGCTCGCGCATCCGCGCTACACAGGCGCGGCACAGTTCTTTCTTGACCATCTCTATGGCCCGGGCGACTTCAGTCGTAGAGACGCACAGTTCGCACGCGTGGTGCCAACCGTGGTTCGACTCTTCCCGAATGACGTGGTGAGCACAGTGGCGAAGCTTGCCGAACTGCACGCCCTGTCGGAAGACCTGGACACTCGGATGGCTGAAGAACTATTTGCCGACGGGTGTCCGATCTCCCCAGAGGCCTACCTTCAGGCTTGGCAAAAGACCGGCATGCGCGAACAACGAGAGATGCAGATTGAATTGACCATCCAGATCGGCGCCGAACTCGAGCGATTGACCCGCAAGCCTTTACTCCGCCAAGCATTGCGCATGATGCGAGGCCCGGCCGGCGCAGCGGGGCTGACCGAACTGCAGAGTTTCCTTGAAGTCGGTTTCGACACCTTCAGAGCCATGAAAGGCGCAGATGAGTTCCTGAGCACCGTGGATCGTCGAGAACGGACCTTGTGCGACGCATTGTTCGAGACGTCAATTCTGGGACGGAGCGCGAAAGAGAACTCCGACCTTGCCCAAATCAGGCGGTACTTTTCGGCGTGA
- a CDS encoding esterase/lipase family protein has translation MNAKLQRLQFFLRLLATAAVMTLIWRAYGWGLEFGLSVLVFWAHAPIMALSFAALRWVNRKEPPSWRALIRAWWIELLALDMVFAWQQPFAHARWPDTSPPDSGRFRPLLLLHGYTCNRGLWNSWLRGLSASGVPVRALTMEPAFGSIDEYAQSIEHAVSEFEQRYPGVEPLVVAHSMGGLAVRAWYRKQGREGRVARILTLGTPHAGTLLARLGRGRNGQEMRRHSKWLAELAAQEGPAVAGEMDCYYSRCDQIVCPVESARLPGARSIEIESTGHLGLVFHPQIQQDVWRLLQLEPESGAALAA, from the coding sequence ATGAACGCGAAACTGCAACGTTTGCAATTCTTCTTGCGTCTGTTGGCCACTGCGGCTGTGATGACCCTGATCTGGCGGGCCTATGGTTGGGGTCTAGAGTTTGGTCTTTCGGTCCTGGTCTTCTGGGCTCACGCGCCCATCATGGCCTTGTCGTTCGCCGCACTACGATGGGTGAATCGCAAGGAGCCGCCTAGCTGGAGGGCTCTGATTCGCGCGTGGTGGATCGAGTTGTTGGCCCTTGATATGGTGTTTGCATGGCAGCAGCCGTTCGCTCATGCCCGGTGGCCCGATACCAGCCCACCGGACTCTGGACGCTTTCGACCGCTGTTGCTTCTGCACGGCTACACCTGCAATCGGGGCCTTTGGAACTCTTGGTTGCGCGGCTTGTCGGCGTCGGGGGTGCCTGTCCGGGCGTTGACGATGGAGCCAGCCTTTGGGTCGATCGATGAGTATGCGCAGAGCATTGAGCACGCTGTTTCAGAGTTCGAACAGCGCTATCCCGGTGTGGAACCGCTGGTGGTCGCCCACAGCATGGGCGGGCTGGCAGTGCGCGCTTGGTACCGAAAGCAGGGGCGCGAAGGCCGGGTGGCGCGCATTCTGACGCTTGGCACGCCGCACGCGGGCACCTTGCTCGCCCGCTTGGGCCGAGGGCGCAACGGGCAAGAAATGCGCCGTCACAGCAAATGGCTGGCGGAGCTGGCAGCTCAAGAAGGTCCTGCTGTAGCAGGAGAAATGGATTGCTACTACTCGCGCTGTGACCAGATCGTCTGCCCGGTGGAGAGCGCTCGTTTGCCGGGCGCGCGCTCCATCGAGATTGAGTCCACGGGACACTTAGGCTTGGTTTTCCATCCGCAGATCCAACAGGATGTGTGGCGTCTGCTGCAGTTGGAGCCCGAGTCGGGTGCGGCTTTGGCCGCATGA
- the hppD gene encoding 4-hydroxyphenylpyruvate dioxygenase yields MAFTPWDNPMGTNGFEFIEFAAPEPAALGKLFETMGFTAVARHRQKNVTLYRQGDVNFIINAETDSFAQRFARLHGPSICAIAFRVNDAAYAYQRALELGAWGFDNKAGPMELNIPAIKGIGDSLIYFVDRWQGKDGAPDGAIGNISIYDVDFVPLLDAEGKPVESKPVGHGLTYIDHLTHNVFRGRMKEWADFYERLFNFREVRYFDIEGKLTGLKSKAMTSPCGKIRIPINESSDDKSQIAEYLDLYHGEGIQHVALGTDHIYSTVEKMKGTGVVFQDTINTYFDLIDKRLPGHGENVEELRRLRILIDGAAHLDAPNELLLQIFTKEVIGPIFFEIIQRKGNEGFGEGNFKALFESIELDQIRRGVLKAED; encoded by the coding sequence ATGGCCTTCACACCATGGGACAACCCGATGGGCACCAATGGCTTCGAGTTCATTGAATTCGCTGCGCCGGAACCCGCTGCCCTGGGCAAGCTGTTCGAAACCATGGGCTTCACCGCCGTGGCTCGCCATCGCCAGAAGAACGTCACCCTGTACCGTCAGGGCGATGTGAACTTCATCATCAACGCCGAGACCGACTCTTTTGCCCAGCGCTTTGCGCGCCTGCACGGCCCGTCCATCTGCGCCATTGCCTTCCGCGTCAATGACGCGGCCTACGCCTACCAGCGCGCGCTGGAGCTGGGCGCCTGGGGCTTTGACAACAAGGCCGGCCCGATGGAGCTGAACATCCCAGCCATCAAGGGCATTGGGGATTCGCTGATTTATTTCGTCGACCGCTGGCAAGGCAAGGATGGCGCCCCGGACGGCGCCATCGGCAACATCAGCATCTACGACGTCGACTTCGTGCCCTTGCTGGATGCCGAGGGCAAGCCGGTCGAGTCCAAACCGGTCGGCCATGGCCTGACCTACATCGACCACCTGACCCACAACGTCTTCCGTGGCCGGATGAAGGAGTGGGCCGATTTCTACGAGCGCCTGTTCAACTTCCGCGAAGTGCGCTACTTCGACATCGAGGGCAAGCTGACCGGCCTCAAGTCCAAGGCCATGACCAGCCCCTGCGGCAAGATCCGCATCCCGATCAACGAAAGCAGCGACGACAAGAGCCAGATCGCCGAATACCTGGACCTCTACCACGGCGAGGGCATCCAGCACGTGGCTCTGGGCACTGACCACATCTACTCGACCGTCGAGAAGATGAAGGGCACGGGCGTGGTGTTCCAGGACACCATCAACACCTACTTCGACCTGATCGACAAACGCCTGCCAGGCCATGGCGAAAACGTGGAAGAGCTGCGCCGCCTGCGCATCCTGATCGACGGCGCCGCCCACCTGGACGCGCCAAACGAGTTGCTGCTGCAGATCTTCACCAAGGAAGTGATCGGCCCGATCTTCTTCGAGATCATCCAGCGCAAGGGCAATGAAGGTTTCGGCGAAGGCAATTTCAAGGCCTTGTTCGAAAGCATCGAGCTCGACCAGATCCGCCGCGGCGTCCTCAAGGCAGAGGACTGA
- a CDS encoding Lrp/AsnC family transcriptional regulator, whose amino-acid sequence MENEIQLDTIDRRILRALQVDGRVTYDALAAQVNLSASAVLRRVRRLEESGAISAYVALVPPERVGLGLTAYINVRLEKHTESHKRNPMDLFRAAVQTWPEVVECAALTGDMDYLLRVVVQDMAHYARFITETLLKHPSVQDCKTSFVLDRVKNTTAVPV is encoded by the coding sequence ATGGAAAACGAGATCCAGCTCGACACGATTGATCGACGCATTTTGAGGGCGTTGCAAGTTGACGGGCGCGTCACATACGATGCCCTGGCTGCCCAGGTCAATCTCTCCGCCTCGGCCGTGCTGCGCCGGGTGCGCCGCCTGGAGGAATCCGGCGCCATCTCAGCCTATGTGGCCTTGGTGCCGCCCGAGCGGGTCGGCCTGGGGCTGACGGCCTACATCAATGTGCGGCTCGAAAAGCACACCGAGAGCCACAAGCGCAACCCCATGGACCTGTTCCGCGCCGCCGTTCAGACCTGGCCGGAAGTGGTGGAATGCGCGGCCTTGACCGGCGATATGGACTACTTGCTGCGTGTGGTGGTGCAGGACATGGCGCATTACGCCCGCTTCATCACCGAGACCCTGCTCAAACATCCCAGCGTGCAGGACTGCAAAACCAGCTTTGTGCTGGACCGGGTCAAGAACACCACCGCCGTGCCGGTGTGA
- a CDS encoding methyltransferase domain-containing protein — protein sequence MSSTDTPPTAKPAGPSQAFWQERFEQGQTPWDRGEAHPQLRAWLAQGLLQDGHAIAIPGCGRGHELRLLGEAGIAAVGLDYTPAAVELARAQLGCLPGRVELADVLAWQPPEALDRVYEQTCLCALHPDHWLRYAEQLHRWLKPGGLLLSLFMQARRDSAGSGVLEGPPYHGDINAMRALFPASRWDWPAPPYPITPHGQGWAELGVALRRR from the coding sequence ATGAGTTCGACTGACACGCCGCCCACCGCCAAACCCGCCGGCCCTTCCCAAGCCTTCTGGCAGGAGCGCTTTGAGCAGGGCCAGACGCCCTGGGACCGAGGCGAGGCCCACCCGCAGCTGCGGGCCTGGCTGGCGCAGGGCTTGCTGCAAGACGGGCACGCCATCGCCATCCCAGGCTGCGGCCGGGGGCATGAGCTGCGCCTGCTGGGCGAAGCTGGCATTGCCGCCGTGGGCCTGGACTACACACCTGCCGCCGTCGAATTGGCACGAGCGCAACTGGGCTGCCTTCCGGGCCGCGTGGAGCTGGCCGATGTGCTGGCCTGGCAGCCGCCCGAGGCGCTGGACCGCGTGTACGAACAAACCTGCTTGTGCGCCCTGCATCCGGATCACTGGCTGCGCTACGCGGAACAGCTGCACCGTTGGCTCAAGCCCGGCGGGCTGTTGCTCTCCTTGTTCATGCAGGCGCGCCGTGACAGCGCCGGCAGTGGCGTGCTCGAAGGGCCGCCCTACCATGGCGACATCAACGCCATGCGCGCCTTGTTCCCCGCTTCTCGTTGGGACTGGCCGGCGCCCCCTTACCCGATCACGCCACATGGCCAAGGCTGGGCCGAGCTGGGCGTGGCGCTGCGCCGGCGCTGA
- a CDS encoding HDOD domain-containing protein, translated as MSAPVPMPPLRQAPPDLPSWVALFRDAEIPVLAETADALELLRANEDAVDANSLGEMIATDPLMTLKVLAHAAAHRSSRLQTDAETVTAALVLMGITPFFRDFGPQPTVEDQLASTPYALDGLQRVLRRADRAARFALGFAVHRLDPDAAVIHSAALLHDFAEMLLWIHAPELAQHIRLRQQADRHLRSVAVQKEVLHIELADLEQALMQAWRLPELLRHITNDKRANDPQVLCVKLAVRLARHTADGWDDEAVPDDLSEIAALLNLSLEATLKLLHEFD; from the coding sequence ATGTCTGCGCCAGTCCCGATGCCTCCGCTGCGCCAAGCGCCGCCCGATTTGCCCAGTTGGGTGGCGCTGTTCCGTGACGCCGAAATCCCGGTGCTGGCCGAGACCGCCGATGCGCTGGAACTGCTGCGCGCCAATGAAGACGCGGTGGACGCCAACAGCCTCGGCGAGATGATCGCCACCGATCCGCTGATGACGCTCAAGGTCTTGGCCCATGCCGCCGCGCACCGCTCCAGCCGCCTGCAGACCGATGCGGAAACGGTGACCGCGGCCCTGGTGCTGATGGGCATCACGCCCTTTTTCCGTGACTTCGGGCCCCAGCCCACGGTCGAGGATCAGCTGGCCAGCACACCCTATGCCCTGGACGGTTTGCAACGCGTGTTGCGCCGCGCCGACCGGGCCGCGCGCTTTGCACTCGGCTTTGCCGTGCACCGCCTGGACCCGGATGCCGCGGTCATCCACAGCGCGGCCTTGCTGCATGATTTCGCCGAGATGCTGCTGTGGATCCACGCGCCGGAACTGGCCCAGCACATCCGGCTGCGCCAGCAAGCCGACCGACATCTGCGCAGCGTGGCGGTCCAAAAGGAAGTGCTGCACATCGAGCTGGCCGATCTCGAGCAGGCCTTGATGCAGGCCTGGCGCCTGCCCGAACTGCTGCGCCACATCACCAATGACAAGCGCGCCAACGACCCGCAGGTGCTGTGCGTCAAGCTGGCCGTGCGCCTGGCTCGCCACACGGCCGATGGCTGGGACGATGAGGCGGTCCCGGACGATCTGAGCGAAATCGCCGCCCTGCTGAACCTGAGTCTGGAAGCCACGCTGAAGTTGCTGCATGAGTTCGACTGA
- the fusA gene encoding elongation factor G, with translation MSPSPNGDASRAPSATGAPQSHLSPAVAALRSLALVGPAAAGKTSLLEALLLQAGAITQAGTVERGNTVSDFDPLERRYQHSLHSSVVHLEHGGVRIHAIDTPGAADFIGQSLPALEAVDTAVLVLNAQSGLEPMASKMMETAAQRGLCRLIVINKIDLAELDLPGLLAQIRTVFGRECLPLNLPAEGGRRVLDCFYNIIGQADFSSVGLAHQALVEQVVEVDAAFVDRYLSEGDVDPRELHVPLEQALREGHLIPVCFTSARSGAGVAELLDVIERLLPNPAEGNPPLFLRGEGPEALPLQALPEPSAHVLAHVFKIISDPYLGKMGVMRVHQGTLRRHSQLFIGSARKPFRVGHLFLLQGGRHVEVEQALPGELCAIAKVDDLHYDAVLHDAPEDAHIHLRPLDFPVPVHGMAIRPVRHGDEQKLWEQLSRLVEEDPCLRLDQAGQTQETVIYGLGELHLRLLLERLRESYKFELHTQPPRVAYRETISAAAEGHYRHKKQSGGAGQFGEVYLRVEPLARGAGFEFVDAVKGGTIPGQFMPAVEKGVRSALDTGVVAGYPLVDLRVTVFDGKHHSVDSKEVAFVTAGRRALIAAVQEARPLVLEPVVHLEVQAPEAAIGDITGDLAARRGQVNGTDSPWPGRSIVRGLAPLAELSQYQSRLNALSSGQGRYSVRLSHYEAVPPHTQSQLIAAYQAQEED, from the coding sequence ATGAGCCCGAGCCCGAACGGCGACGCCAGCCGCGCCCCATCCGCCACCGGTGCGCCCCAGTCGCACCTTTCGCCAGCGGTCGCGGCCCTGCGCAGCCTGGCCCTGGTCGGCCCCGCGGCGGCGGGCAAGACCAGCTTGCTGGAGGCCTTGCTGCTGCAGGCCGGCGCCATCACCCAGGCCGGCACGGTGGAGCGCGGCAACACCGTCAGCGATTTCGACCCGCTGGAGCGCCGCTACCAGCATTCCCTGCACAGCAGCGTGGTGCATCTGGAGCATGGCGGCGTGCGCATCCACGCCATCGACACGCCCGGGGCGGCCGATTTCATCGGCCAGTCTCTGCCAGCGCTGGAGGCGGTGGACACGGCGGTGCTGGTGCTCAACGCGCAAAGCGGGCTGGAGCCCATGGCCAGCAAGATGATGGAGACCGCCGCTCAGCGCGGCCTGTGCCGGCTGATCGTGATCAACAAGATCGATCTGGCCGAGCTCGACCTGCCAGGCCTGCTGGCGCAGATCCGCACGGTGTTCGGGCGCGAATGCCTGCCCCTGAACCTGCCGGCCGAAGGCGGGCGGCGCGTGCTGGACTGCTTTTACAACATCATCGGCCAGGCCGATTTTTCCTCGGTGGGCCTGGCGCACCAGGCCCTGGTCGAGCAGGTGGTGGAGGTGGATGCCGCGTTTGTGGATCGTTATCTCAGCGAAGGCGATGTCGACCCGCGCGAGCTTCACGTGCCGCTGGAGCAGGCCTTGCGTGAGGGGCACCTGATCCCGGTCTGCTTCACCTCGGCGCGCAGCGGCGCCGGCGTGGCCGAGCTGCTCGATGTGATCGAGCGCCTGCTGCCGAACCCGGCCGAAGGCAACCCGCCCCTGTTCCTGCGCGGCGAGGGCCCCGAGGCCCTGCCCCTGCAAGCCTTGCCCGAGCCCAGCGCCCATGTGCTGGCCCATGTGTTCAAGATCATCTCCGACCCCTACCTCGGCAAGATGGGCGTGATGCGCGTGCACCAGGGCACGCTGCGCCGCCACAGCCAGCTCTTCATCGGCTCGGCACGCAAGCCATTCCGCGTCGGCCACCTCTTCCTGCTGCAGGGCGGCCGGCATGTCGAGGTGGAGCAGGCCCTACCGGGCGAGCTCTGCGCCATCGCCAAGGTCGACGACCTGCACTACGACGCTGTGTTGCACGACGCGCCCGAGGATGCCCACATCCATCTGCGCCCGCTGGACTTCCCCGTGCCCGTGCATGGCATGGCCATCCGCCCGGTGCGCCATGGCGACGAGCAAAAGCTCTGGGAGCAGTTGAGCCGCCTGGTCGAGGAAGACCCCTGCCTGCGCCTGGACCAGGCCGGCCAAACCCAGGAGACGGTGATCTATGGTCTGGGTGAGCTGCACCTGCGCCTGCTGCTGGAGCGCCTGCGTGAGAGCTACAAATTCGAGCTGCACACCCAACCGCCCCGCGTGGCCTACCGCGAGACCATCTCGGCCGCGGCCGAAGGGCACTACCGCCACAAGAAGCAGAGCGGCGGCGCCGGCCAGTTCGGCGAGGTCTATCTGCGCGTGGAGCCGCTGGCGCGCGGCGCGGGCTTTGAGTTCGTCGACGCGGTCAAGGGCGGCACCATCCCGGGGCAGTTCATGCCGGCCGTGGAGAAAGGCGTGCGCTCGGCCCTGGACACCGGTGTGGTGGCGGGCTACCCGCTGGTGGACCTGCGGGTGACGGTGTTCGACGGCAAGCACCATTCGGTGGACAGCAAGGAGGTGGCCTTTGTCACCGCCGGCCGGCGCGCCCTGATCGCCGCGGTCCAGGAAGCTCGGCCCCTGGTGCTGGAACCCGTGGTGCATCTGGAAGTCCAGGCACCGGAAGCCGCGATCGGCGACATCACCGGCGATCTGGCCGCCCGGCGCGGCCAGGTCAACGGCACCGACAGCCCTTGGCCAGGCCGCAGCATCGTGCGCGGCCTGGCGCCGCTGGCCGAACTGAGCCAGTACCAGAGCCGGCTCAATGCCCTGAGCAGCGGCCAGGGTCGCTACAGCGTGCGGCTCTCTCACTACGAAGCGGTGCCGCCCCACACGCAAAGCCAGCTGATCGCGGCCTACCAGGCACAGGAAGAAGACTGA
- a CDS encoding D-amino acid dehydrogenase, whose translation MHAIVLGAGVTGVTTAWYLRQAGFEVTVIDRQPAAGLETSYANGGQISVSHAEPWANPGAPLKVLKWLMKEDAPLLFRLRADPAQWRWGLQFLRECTPGRTAHNIRNIVNLGLYSREQLQRLRAATGIAYDQRQQGILHFYTSEQEYAAAQEPARIMREQGCELDMKTPEECVAIEPALAQCRAQIVGGSMTPSDESGDAHRFTQALAALAEQAGVKFRYQTRVLGCEREGQDLARVIVADANGEIERLTADRFVLCLGSFSRGLARELGVSLNIYPAKGYSMTLPVISPAHSYQVSLTDDEYKLVFSRLGDRLRVAGTAELNGYDSTLNLRRCEALLRRTRELFPQMVAPEGQPSGAQYWTGLRPATPSNLPYIGASRVGRLFLNTGHGTLGWTHSCGSAAALADLICGRRPELDYAFCGPELGAWAGRAQAAT comes from the coding sequence ATGCACGCAATCGTCCTGGGCGCCGGGGTCACCGGCGTCACCACCGCCTGGTATCTGCGCCAAGCGGGTTTTGAAGTCACCGTGATCGACCGCCAGCCCGCGGCCGGCCTGGAAACCAGCTATGCCAACGGCGGCCAGATTTCCGTCTCGCATGCCGAGCCCTGGGCCAACCCGGGCGCGCCGCTCAAGGTCTTGAAATGGCTGATGAAGGAGGATGCGCCCCTGCTCTTCCGCCTGCGCGCCGACCCGGCCCAGTGGCGCTGGGGCCTGCAGTTCCTGCGCGAATGCACGCCGGGCCGCACCGCCCACAACATCCGCAACATCGTCAATCTGGGCCTCTACAGCCGCGAGCAGCTGCAGCGCCTGCGCGCCGCCACCGGCATCGCCTACGACCAGCGCCAGCAAGGCATCCTGCACTTCTACACCAGCGAGCAGGAGTACGCCGCTGCGCAGGAGCCGGCCCGCATCATGCGCGAGCAAGGCTGCGAGCTGGACATGAAAACGCCCGAGGAATGCGTGGCCATCGAGCCGGCGCTGGCGCAATGCCGCGCGCAGATCGTCGGCGGCAGCATGACGCCCAGCGACGAGTCGGGCGACGCCCATCGCTTCACCCAGGCACTGGCCGCCCTGGCCGAGCAGGCCGGGGTGAAGTTCCGCTATCAGACGCGTGTGCTGGGCTGCGAGCGCGAGGGCCAGGATCTGGCGCGGGTGATCGTGGCCGATGCGAACGGTGAAATCGAGCGCCTGACCGCCGACCGCTTTGTGCTTTGCCTGGGCTCCTTCAGCCGCGGCCTGGCGCGCGAGCTGGGCGTGTCGCTCAACATCTACCCGGCCAAGGGCTACTCGATGACGCTGCCGGTGATCTCGCCCGCGCACAGCTACCAGGTCTCGCTGACCGACGACGAGTACAAGCTGGTGTTCTCGCGCCTGGGTGATCGCCTGCGCGTGGCCGGCACGGCCGAGCTCAATGGCTATGACAGCACGCTCAATCTGCGCCGCTGCGAGGCCTTGCTGCGGCGCACGCGCGAGCTGTTCCCGCAGATGGTGGCGCCCGAGGGCCAGCCCAGCGGCGCCCAGTACTGGACCGGCCTGCGCCCGGCCACGCCCTCCAACCTGCCTTACATCGGCGCCAGCCGCGTTGGCCGCCTCTTCCTCAACACCGGGCACGGCACCCTAGGCTGGACGCACAGCTGCGGCTCGGCCGCGGCCCTGGCGGACCTGATCTGCGGCCGCCGGCCCGAGCTGGATTACGCCTTCTGCGGGCCTGAGCTCGGCGCCTGGGCCGGCCGGGCGCAAGCGGCCACTTGA